In Streptomyces chartreusis, the following proteins share a genomic window:
- a CDS encoding sulfatase family protein yields the protein MAVTNSPAVATQPVAAVAEKPNIVFVLTDDMSSNLLPYMPEVQKLQSQGMTFSDFVVSNSLCCPSRASLFTGRYPHNTGVLSNEGPNGGFGAFHSGGEERDTFATALQAKGYRTAMMGKYLNGYSPGDTVAGQKPYVPPGWNQWDVVGGGYEGYNYKLAHNHQIESHDDRPKDYLTDVLSKKGTSFVKKSAAADKPFLLEIALFTPHGPSTPAPRHENAFPGLEAPRSPAFDKLPTNAPPWLARQDRLTQREKNTIDRKFRKRAQALQSVDEMIGKLRGALTRAGVADDTYIVFGSDNGFHLGEYRLKAGKQTAFDTDVRVPLVIAGPGVAKGRTSNAQVSNIDLAPTFQRIGGAPVSSRVDGHSMLPLLDGGPDSNWRTTNLIEHRHADRSPGDPDNNGGESISPPNYHALRTNSYTYVEYGSGAKEYYDLRTDPYQLHNTVGQLGGARLDNLHDALTRLKNCRGDGCWSAANP from the coding sequence ATGGCCGTGACAAACAGTCCCGCCGTCGCCACACAGCCGGTCGCGGCCGTTGCGGAAAAGCCGAACATTGTCTTCGTCCTCACCGACGACATGTCCTCGAATCTCCTGCCGTACATGCCGGAGGTTCAGAAACTCCAGTCGCAGGGCATGACGTTCAGCGACTTCGTGGTCAGCAACTCGCTCTGCTGCCCGTCCCGGGCGTCCCTCTTCACCGGCCGGTACCCGCACAACACCGGAGTCCTCAGCAACGAGGGGCCGAACGGCGGATTCGGCGCCTTCCACAGCGGCGGGGAGGAGCGGGACACCTTCGCCACGGCCCTTCAGGCCAAGGGCTATCGCACCGCCATGATGGGCAAGTACCTGAACGGCTACAGCCCGGGCGACACGGTCGCGGGCCAGAAGCCGTACGTACCGCCGGGCTGGAACCAGTGGGACGTCGTCGGCGGCGGCTATGAGGGCTACAACTACAAGCTCGCCCACAACCACCAGATCGAGTCGCACGACGACCGGCCCAAGGACTATCTGACCGACGTGCTGAGCAAGAAGGGCACGAGCTTCGTCAAGAAGTCCGCAGCGGCGGACAAGCCGTTCCTGCTGGAGATCGCACTCTTCACGCCGCACGGCCCCTCAACGCCGGCGCCCCGCCACGAGAACGCCTTCCCCGGCCTTGAGGCCCCGCGCAGCCCCGCGTTCGACAAGCTGCCGACTAACGCCCCGCCGTGGCTGGCCCGGCAGGACCGGCTGACCCAGCGCGAGAAGAACACGATCGACCGGAAGTTCCGCAAGCGTGCCCAGGCGCTCCAGTCGGTCGACGAGATGATCGGGAAGCTGCGAGGCGCCCTGACCCGGGCCGGTGTCGCCGACGACACGTACATCGTCTTCGGCTCCGACAACGGCTTCCACCTGGGCGAGTACCGCCTCAAGGCGGGCAAGCAGACCGCCTTCGACACCGACGTCCGGGTACCGCTGGTGATCGCCGGACCCGGTGTCGCGAAAGGCAGGACGAGCAACGCCCAGGTGTCGAACATCGACCTCGCGCCCACCTTCCAGCGGATCGGCGGCGCCCCGGTGTCGTCCCGGGTGGACGGGCACAGCATGCTTCCGCTCCTCGACGGCGGCCCCGACTCCAACTGGCGCACGACCAACCTGATCGAGCACCGTCACGCCGACAGGTCGCCGGGCGACCCCGACAACAACGGCGGTGAGAGCATCAGCCCGCCGAACTACCACGCCCTGCGCACCAACTCCTACACCTACGTCGAGTACGGAAGCGGAGCGAAGGAGTACTACGACCTCCGCACCGACCCCTACCAGCTGCACAACACCGTGGGGCAGCTCGGCGGGGCCCGGCTGGACAACCTGCACGACGCGCTGACGCGGCTCAAGAACTGCCGAGGCGACGGCTGTTGGAGCGCCGCGAACCCGTAG